Within the Thermosynechococcaceae cyanobacterium Okahandja genome, the region GACGCAGAAAAAAAACCTGCACGGCACTGAAAATCCCGAGATTGTTTTCTACCATGTTGCGAATGAGGTAGAATACAGTGCCAATCACGGCGGCGATCGCCGTAAAAATGCCAAACCCAAACACAAAGGGGCGGATCATTTCCCGCAAAATGTAGCGATCCAGTAAGGATAAGCGCGGCACTGAAATAGTGATGGGCACAAGCATGAACGAAACAGGTCTCAAGGGGTTGACGACCCCATGAGTGACATCATCGGCTATTTTGCCTATGGCAGCAACCTCAGCCCAGACCGTTTGCAAGAGCGGTTAGTCAAGACGTTTCCGCCAATCTAACGGTAAGCTAGATCAACAGTGGAGATTCATGTCACGTTGGGGATTGCAGGTTCGGCATGGCAAAAGCAACAAAACGAAAATCATCTAAATCTACTGCATCTACTGCCACAAAACCCCCTCAGGCAGATACGGCTCCGACCCCTACGGCGGTTGATCCGGCCAGCCTCACCTACGAAGCGGTCATTGGGTTGGAAATTCACTGCCAGCTTAGTACGGAAACAAAAATTTTCTCCGGTAGCTCTACCCAGTTTGGTGCCCCCCCCAACACTAATATTGATCCGGTGTGCTTGGGGTTGCCGGGCACGTTACCGGTACTCAATGAGAAGGTGTTGGCCTACGCAGTGAAGGCGGGTCTGGCACTGAATTGCCAGATTGCCCCCTACAGTAAATTCGACCGCAAGCAGTACTTCTACCCCGATCTACCAAAGAATTACCAGATTTCCCAGTACGACCTGCCGATCGCCCAGCACGGCTTTTTAGAAATTGAACTGGTGGATGAGGCGGGGACGGTGCAGCGCAAAAACATTGGCATTACGCGGCTGCACATGGAAGAGGATGCCGGTAAGTTGGTTCACGCCGGGAGCGATCGCCTCTCGGGGTCAACCTATTCCCTAGTGGACCTGAACCGCGCCGGGGTGCCTTTAGTGGAAATTGTTTCAGAGCCAGACCTGCGCAGTGGCCAAGAGGCCGCGGAATATGCCCAAGAACTGCGGCGCATCCTGCGTTACTTGGGGGTGTGTGACGGCAATATGCAGGAAGGCTCCCTACGTTGTGATGTCAACATTTCCGTGCGCCCTGTTGGTTCAACCACGTTTGGCACGAAGGTGGAAATTAAAAATATGAACTCCTTTAGTGCCATTCAGCGCGCCATTGACTACGAAATTGAGCGCCAAGTGGCCGCCATTAAAGCCGGAGAACCCATTGTCCAAGAAACTCGCCTCTGGGATGAAGCCACCCAGCGCACCCTGACGATGCGGGTTAAGGAAGGCTCCAGCGACTACCGCTACTTTCCAGAGCCAGATCTAGGACCGATTGAAGTCAGTCCTGAGCAACTGGCTCAATGGCGCAGTGAACTGCCGGAGTTACCCGCCCAGAAGCGGCACCGCTACGAGGCGGACTGGCACTTGCCCCCCCAAGATGCACGGGTGCTCACGGATGAGCGCGCTGTCGCCGAATACTTTGAAGCCACTGTGGCCGCGGGTGCGCCTGCCAAGCAAGCGGCTAACTGGATTATGGGAGATATTACCGCCTACCTTAAGGAGCAAAAGCTGAACATTGAGGAATTACCCCTTTCCCCCCTAGGGCTAGCGGAGTTAATTGGCCTGATTGAAGCAGGTACAATTAGCAGCAAAATGGCGAAGGATTTACTGCCCGAGTTACTGGCCAAGGGTGGATCGCCTAAGGCACTCGTGGAGCAAAAGGGTCTGAGCCAAATTTCTGATGCTGCCACCCTTGAGGCCATGATTGACGAGGTGTTGGCAGCGCATCCGAACGAACTGGCACAGTACCGCAGCGGTAAAACAAAGTTACAGGGCTTTTTTGTGGGGCAAATGATGAAAAAAACCAATGGCCGAGCTGACCCCAAACTAACGAATCAACTCTTGGCGGCAAAGTTAAACGCTAAGCCGGAGTAATTGTTTCCACAGGCGAGAACCGGGCATGGACGTTGCAGGGTTTGAGGGTGTTGTTGGCCAACCCACCGCCGTGCAACTGCTGAGCTATACCCTGAAACGGCAGCGAATAGCGCCTGCCTATCTGTTTGTGGGGCCTGAGGGGGTGGGGCGTGCCCTGACGGCTCGCTGCTTTTTACGGGCGCTGCTGGGGGAGGCGGCAAGCACCCTCGTCAACCACCCTGATGTCCTCTGGGTTGAACCGACCTACAATCAGCAGGGCACTCTATATACCCGTAGCCAATTGCTTGCGGCGGGTAAGGAGTTGCCGCGCGGAGCACCCCAAATTCGCCTTGAGCAGATACGTCACCTGAGTCGCGCGCTGAGCCAGCCACCCCTGCAAGCGCCGCGATCGCTGGTGGTGATTGAAGCGGCGGATACCCTGAATGAAGCGGCGGCCAATGCGCTGCTCAAAACCCTTGAGGAGCCGGGGCGAGCTACGCTCATTTTAATTGCGGCCAGTGAGGCGGCGCTGTTGAACACCATTGTTTCCCGCTGCCAAAGAATTCCGTTTGTTCCCCTCAGCCGCCCGGATCTGGAAACGGTACTCCAGCGGATTGCCCCCGCCAACTTCTGGCAAGAGGTCACACCGGAGCTATGGCAGCTTGGAGCCGGATCCCCCGGTGGCGTGTTGCAGGCATGGCAATTGTGGCAGGAGACACCGGAGGCACTGCGCCGGTTGGGCTATCAACTGACTGCGGGAATGTCGCTACAACAGTGTCTTGAGCTAGCGCGGGATATTTGCCAAACCCTAGATGTGGAACGCCAACTGTGGTTGCTGGGTCTAATGCAGCAGCAATACTGGCACAGTAACTGCCAACGGGGGGATTGGCTGACTGGCCAACGGGGGCTTCAGCAGCTTGAGCAGGCACGGCAGTACTTACAGCAGTA harbors:
- the gatB gene encoding Asp-tRNA(Asn)/Glu-tRNA(Gln) amidotransferase subunit GatB, which gives rise to MAKATKRKSSKSTASTATKPPQADTAPTPTAVDPASLTYEAVIGLEIHCQLSTETKIFSGSSTQFGAPPNTNIDPVCLGLPGTLPVLNEKVLAYAVKAGLALNCQIAPYSKFDRKQYFYPDLPKNYQISQYDLPIAQHGFLEIELVDEAGTVQRKNIGITRLHMEEDAGKLVHAGSDRLSGSTYSLVDLNRAGVPLVEIVSEPDLRSGQEAAEYAQELRRILRYLGVCDGNMQEGSLRCDVNISVRPVGSTTFGTKVEIKNMNSFSAIQRAIDYEIERQVAAIKAGEPIVQETRLWDEATQRTLTMRVKEGSSDYRYFPEPDLGPIEVSPEQLAQWRSELPELPAQKRHRYEADWHLPPQDARVLTDERAVAEYFEATVAAGAPAKQAANWIMGDITAYLKEQKLNIEELPLSPLGLAELIGLIEAGTISSKMAKDLLPELLAKGGSPKALVEQKGLSQISDAATLEAMIDEVLAAHPNELAQYRSGKTKLQGFFVGQMMKKTNGRADPKLTNQLLAAKLNAKPE
- a CDS encoding DNA polymerase III subunit delta', which translates into the protein MDVAGFEGVVGQPTAVQLLSYTLKRQRIAPAYLFVGPEGVGRALTARCFLRALLGEAASTLVNHPDVLWVEPTYNQQGTLYTRSQLLAAGKELPRGAPQIRLEQIRHLSRALSQPPLQAPRSLVVIEAADTLNEAAANALLKTLEEPGRATLILIAASEAALLNTIVSRCQRIPFVPLSRPDLETVLQRIAPANFWQEVTPELWQLGAGSPGGVLQAWQLWQETPEALRRLGYQLTAGMSLQQCLELARDICQTLDVERQLWLLGLMQQQYWHSNCQRGDWLTGQRGLQQLEQARQYLQQYVQPRLVWEVLLMQVTSSRH